In Methanoculleus sp. SDB, a genomic segment contains:
- a CDS encoding nitroreductase: MAAIGKEFMKKTEFEYLAPSDQMQGVPHPLLEVPYDFGGAIVPLPPPSSITVHPLDLRTAIEQRRSVRQYAQEPITLAELAFLLWCTQGVKETVQGQFTFRTVPSAGARHALETYLLANNVEGLKPGIYRYLALEHRLAEIPADPDVAEKIAAACVNQQFIKNNGATFFWTAAAYRMTWRYGERGYRYLHIDAGHACQNLYLAAPAVGCGVCAVGAFHDADMNALLRLDGEEQFLLYLAAVGKTE; this comes from the coding sequence ATGGCAGCCATTGGAAAGGAATTTATGAAAAAGACAGAGTTTGAATATCTTGCCCCCTCCGACCAGATGCAGGGAGTTCCCCACCCCCTGCTGGAAGTGCCGTATGACTTCGGCGGTGCAATCGTTCCGCTCCCTCCCCCGTCCTCCATCACCGTTCATCCTCTCGACCTCCGCACGGCAATCGAGCAGCGGCGAAGTGTCCGGCAGTACGCGCAAGAACCCATCACTCTTGCGGAACTGGCATTTCTCCTCTGGTGCACACAGGGGGTGAAGGAGACGGTGCAGGGGCAGTTCACTTTCAGGACGGTGCCCTCGGCCGGAGCCCGGCATGCACTGGAGACCTATCTTCTGGCAAACAACGTTGAGGGCCTGAAACCCGGCATCTACCGGTACCTGGCGCTGGAACACCGGCTGGCCGAAATACCTGCCGATCCCGATGTTGCAGAGAAAATTGCGGCGGCGTGCGTGAACCAGCAGTTCATCAAAAACAACGGCGCCACTTTTTTCTGGACCGCGGCGGCGTACCGGATGACATGGCGGTACGGGGAGCGGGGATACCGGTATCTGCACATTGATGCGGGCCACGCCTGCCAGAACCTCTACCTCGCAGCCCCGGCTGTGGGGTGCGGTGTCTGCGCCGTCGGCGCATTTCATGATGCGGACATGAATGCGCTTCTCAGGCTCGACGGTGAAGAGCAGTTCCTTCTGTATCTTGCGGCGGTTGGAAAAACGGAATAA
- a CDS encoding formylmethanofuran dehydrogenase produces MHNHPHCRHFNADKRYSIEDLAAFHGHLGPYIVLGYRIGRFVRDHVCSDPFQIRAAVHCSGTPPESCIVDGVQLGSGCTLGKRNIEIVAGDQLKCVFSHDGKEIVFVPRPYPTPPRDQADYALAIEKLAERMYYLDDGDLFEIYGI; encoded by the coding sequence ATGCACAACCATCCCCACTGCCGCCATTTCAATGCCGATAAAAGGTACTCTATCGAGGATCTTGCGGCATTTCACGGTCACCTCGGCCCCTACATCGTCCTCGGGTACCGGATCGGCCGATTTGTGCGAGATCATGTCTGTTCGGATCCGTTCCAGATCAGGGCTGCGGTCCATTGTTCCGGAACACCTCCGGAGTCCTGCATTGTCGACGGCGTTCAGCTGGGAAGCGGATGCACACTGGGGAAACGTAACATCGAGATTGTGGCCGGCGACCAGCTGAAATGCGTGTTCTCACACGACGGGAAAGAGATTGTGTTCGTGCCCAGGCCCTATCCGACTCCGCCACGCGACCAGGCAGACTATGCACTGGCAATCGAGAAACTGGCAGAACGGATGTATTACCTCGATGATGGCGACCTCTTTGAGATATACGGAATCTAG